The region TGCGCTTTAAAGACACCGCCCTCTGGAAGGTGATCCTGGTCAGTTGGTGCATCGCATTTTTCGAGTACTTGTTCCAGGTGCCAGCCAACCGCATCGGGCACGGGCAGTTCACGGCATTCCAACTGAAGACTATTCAGGAGGTGATTACGCTGGTGGTGTTTATCGGCTTTTCGGTGCTGTACCTGCGCGAGGAGGTGAAGTGGAACTACCTGGTGGGCTTTGTGCTGATCCTGGCGGCTGTTTTCTTCGTCTTCAAAAAATGGTGAGGCGGGCACTTTATGCATTACCAGAATAACCCTGCCCCGGTGCGTTCGTTCTGTACTAGTGTATGTTCCATCTAAAAACGAAGACAAACTATGGCAATGAACTTTGAGAATTATTTGAAAGACGGTAAAACCTGGCTGCACGAACTGTGCACGTACCTGGGCATTGACGATGAGTATAAGGCCTCGCGTATTTTCAGGGCGGTGATGCATGCCATCCGCGACCGCATCCCGGCAGGCGAAGCCATCCACCTGGGCGCGCAACTGCCCATTATCTGGAAAGGCATTTACTTTGACGGCTTCTCGCTGCATGAGCCGGTGCGCATCCGTCACGAGGACGAGTGGCTGGAGTTTATCCGCAGCAAAGACTTCGGTGCCGACCAGGCCGATTTCCCGACCCTGGACCACGCTTTTTACGCTTTTCAGGATGTGATGGCCTTTCTGCGCGACCACATTTCGGAGGGCCAGTACAACCAAGTGGCCCAGGCGCTTCATTCCGAGATCACGGTTCCGGCGTAGCCGTTTTATACGTTACCATATCACCACAGGCCCGGCTGCCGCCGGGCCTGTGCTTTTATACTTGCAGTTGCCAGCCGGTAGCCATACCTTTGCACCATGTGGCGCAGCTATGTTTTCGGACTCGGTTTTCTGGTTGTCTATCTCCTGACAACCTTCCGCTTCCTGGCGCCGGTGGTGCATTACCAGCTGGATTATACTTATATCTCAGAGGTGCTCTGCCTTAACCGCGACCAGCCCGAGCTGCAGTGCAAAGGCAAGTGCCAGCTTCGCAAGAACCTGGCCCCACTAAACCGGCACCAGCAGAAAGAGGCGCTGCAGCACCTGGCAAGCGCCTTCCAGCCTGTGGAAGATGTGCCGCACCTGCTCTGGGCGCTCTCTGCCCCTCCTGCTGCACCCGCTGCTGAAACGCCAGCCATGCCTGCGCCCCGTACCAGCACGGCCATACTTTCCGCCCCTTTCCACCCGCCCCGGCAGACTTAATGCTTACGAACACGGCGTTGGCTGTACATGACAACCGCTCTTGCGCCGGTGCCAAAGTATAAACCTTTTGCCTTTAAAATCATTTAAGAACCGTAGGGCTAAAACGGCCACTCTTTTGTGCTGCCCCTACTTTATCAGAATATCATGAAAAGATACCTTATACTTCTTGTCCTGCCGCTGGCCCTGTTCTCTGCCTGCCAGAGCGGTGACTCCGGCCAGGAGGAAAAGGAAGAACTGGAGACGAAGGTGCTGGCCATACATGACGAGGCCATGGCCAGGATGGGCGAGATCTTTAAGCTGCGCCGCTCCCTGCGCGTCACACGCGACACGCTGGAGGCGCAGCAGGCCGACAGCACGGCCCTACTCTCGCTGGAGCGGGAGATAGACGGGCTGAACAAGGCCGATGAGGCCATGATGCAGTGGATGCGCCAATACAAGGCGCCCGACACCCTGCAGCACGAGCAGGCCATGCAGTACCTGCAACAGGAGCTAACCAAAATAGAACGAGTACAAACCATCATGGACAGCACCATAAAGGCTGCCCGGGCAACCGCAACAACGTATGAGCAACAGAAATAAGATCATGAACCTGCGAAACGGACTAGCAGCAGCAGCCCTCGCATTGGCTTCTACCGCCTTCTATGGCTGCGACAACAGCACCCCACAGGACACCCTGCCTATTTATGGCGAGCGCGAACCCGTGGAACGCACCGTGGACGGCAAAACGGTCATAGACACCATCTACCACCAGATTCCGGACTTCGCGTTTGTGAACCAGGACAGCCAGCGCGTGACGCAGGAGACCGTAGCAGGCAAAGTATACGTGACGGACTTCTTCTTCACCAGCTGCCCCACCATCTGCCCTAAAATGAAGACCCAGATGCTGCGCGTGTACGAGGCTTACAAGGATAACCCAAACGTGGTACTCCTCTCCCACTCCATAGACCCGGCGCACGACACGGTGGCTGTTTTGAAAGATTATGCCGAAAGGCTGGAGATAGAAACGGAGAAGTGGCACCTGCTCACAGGCGACAAAGACAGTATCTACGACATTGCCGGAAACTACCTGGCGGCAGCTCGCGAGGATGAGGGTGCAGAAGGCGGCTTTTCGCACTCCGGCGACTTTTACTTGATAGACCAGCAGCGCCGTATCCGTGGTCATTACAATGGCACCGAAGAGGAAGACGTAGACAGGCTGATTCAGGACATTCCGCGGCTGCTGAACGAGAGGAAAGATGAGAAAAAATAAGCTTGTAATGGTGGCCATGGGGGCTTTTGCCCTCACCACCCTTACCCAGTGCTTCACCAAGAAAAAGGACGAGGGCAAGCGCCTCTACGAAACCCACTGCCAGAGCTGCCACATGGAAGACGGTAGCGGCCTGAAAGGCCTTATTCCGCCGCTGGCCCAAGCCGATTACCTGCAGACGCACCGCGACCAGCTGCCCTGCATCATCCGCCACGGCATGGACGGC is a window of Pontibacter kalidii DNA encoding:
- a CDS encoding DMT family protein; the encoded protein is MYGKKLSKKTVLLLLISNIFMTFAWYGHLRFKDTALWKVILVSWCIAFFEYLFQVPANRIGHGQFTAFQLKTIQEVITLVVFIGFSVLYLREEVKWNYLVGFVLILAAVFFVFKKW
- a CDS encoding DUF2267 domain-containing protein, with protein sequence MAMNFENYLKDGKTWLHELCTYLGIDDEYKASRIFRAVMHAIRDRIPAGEAIHLGAQLPIIWKGIYFDGFSLHEPVRIRHEDEWLEFIRSKDFGADQADFPTLDHAFYAFQDVMAFLRDHISEGQYNQVAQALHSEITVPA
- a CDS encoding SCO family protein, producing the protein MSNRNKIMNLRNGLAAAALALASTAFYGCDNSTPQDTLPIYGEREPVERTVDGKTVIDTIYHQIPDFAFVNQDSQRVTQETVAGKVYVTDFFFTSCPTICPKMKTQMLRVYEAYKDNPNVVLLSHSIDPAHDTVAVLKDYAERLEIETEKWHLLTGDKDSIYDIAGNYLAAAREDEGAEGGFSHSGDFYLIDQQRRIRGHYNGTEEEDVDRLIQDIPRLLNERKDEKK
- a CDS encoding c-type cytochrome, which produces MRKNKLVMVAMGAFALTTLTQCFTKKKDEGKRLYETHCQSCHMEDGSGLKGLIPPLAQADYLQTHRDQLPCIIRHGMDGSIIVNGVEYNKEMPGVAGLRADHVTNLLNYIQTNFGNDNPRYTMPEVERLLEACPPTR